A window of Pyrus communis chromosome 3, drPyrComm1.1, whole genome shotgun sequence genomic DNA:
ATATAGAGAGGGGCGGAGTTTGAAAAATATACATATGAAAATCTTATTAGAACTCTCTAAATGTTTGGTacgagtcatttttgtgtgtacTAAGTGTTTAATGTAATGTTTGCTAGACATATCTCGACAAGTTTGGTCGACAACACTTGACATATTCTTTCGATACAACTCATAAGATATTTCGATATATGTTAATATCTGTTAACATGTAGGCACATGATTTGATTAGCAACAACAAATCTACTAGATGTTCGATAAAATACTTTGGTAAATAAACAAGTTGTATATTTTTCGCGCTCCTCCCTATTAAGAGGAGGATGCATGGTTGGTTGAGACTCGGGACTAGAAAGTGGGGAAGAAGAGAATACTTGTCTGTGTCTGGCCCTGAAAGCAACCGACAATGGGGAGGCATGACAATCCGCTCAGCGCGACTGCAAAGAATTATTCAGTGTGTTTGAAATTCAGTTGGTACATTACATGTtatcatatacatataaagatatttgaaaaataaaatttttttttacttatataaTAATACGTGTATCATCTTGTGTTTTGaaacattgaaaatttttataacTACGAGTGCGAGAAATGTAACAAACGGTAAATGATGAAACACGTGGATGACATGCAGATAATCAAGTAGCTTTGCAATTGCTAGCCTAGCCTAGActagaagaaggaggaggagaataTCCCTTCACCTTAGAAAGTGGAGGAAATCATCATGATTGATGAGGAAATGGGAACTGggaatcaattaattaatgggaTCTTCCATTATTTcctttcatttcaatttcaacgGAGAGATGAATATAATGTAAGTATCTAAGCCAAGCAGAGGAGGCTTAATCAGTTAGAGTAATCAGCAAGATGTGATGATCTGGTCCCACGCGATGAGCACGATGTTTCAGTAATGGACTACTAGTAGGAGCACTCTTTTGAGCTTTTTCTTTACTTTCCTTGTTTCTTTAATGCATTCTCACTTCCCACTTTCAATCTTcttacacatatattatattgctTTGCTTTTTCGTAATTAATTAGTTCAATTCTAATCTAATTTTAATAATTCAACCAGAGATAGAGCACTAGGTCCCCATCGCCAGAAGAGACCTGTCGATCCCGCTTTTTCTATCATTATGAGTAATACTAAAGAGActaaaattgtataaaaaaatttataaactaaatgatatgaaagttgatgattgaattattcttaaacgttgataaatgtgctcaatcctattagtgacacatcatttagtttacaaattttgtctacaaatttaatcttcatAACATTATCAAatcataaattatgcatgtctTACGAATAATGCTCTTTTCATACATTACCATGTTGATTAATCCCAACCAATTCCACACACACTGCAGACAGACTCTCTCTGTCTCTCGTTGGTGTCTGTCTCACACTCACAGCAGTCACAGTAGTACTTGATTCTAGCTACCAAGCTTAGCTAGCTAATAGAAAGTTATTAGTCGTCTCTAATACTgtctccctctctctgtctctgggGATTATATGCATGAGATGTATACCCTATTCTATATATTTTCACGTTGCTAGCTGCATCTCATCACGTTAAAGCCCCGGCCGCTCGCTCTTTGTTGTTGGCTAGTACGTACTTGAATGGCTTCTCATCAGAAATTATTAAACATCGGATTTGCTATTTTGGTTGCGCAGCTATACAGTTGCTCTCTCCAATCCATCGATCAGTCCACTCAATCGCTTGGAATCATTTGAAGGTAGTTAAATTAATTTGCTTTTCCGATCGATTTTATATATTAGTGCTAGCTGCTGTTGCTGCCTTGGAAGTCAACAATGTTCCTTCAGCTCAATTGTTTACTTGCGGTACGTACCTTCCTTTTGATCATTATAATTCTTAGTTACCATTCATTGGAATAGTTTTGGCCGTGTATGTATAGAGTAGCTGAGTCGTCCCAATCCCATTTACTATACTCGATAATGTTAATGATATATGCTATTTAGTATAAACATAGGGAAACTGGAGTGTGATTATGTGACATATATACATAGAATTGAATCATCAAACTAGCTTGCAAGTTAACCCTATCCTGATATAATTAACTTGAAAAGTTCTTATGTGTGTGAGTGTATTAAGATAAATAACTTGAGTTAAGGCAATCCTTGGTGCAACGAAAAAGTTGTTTTTTTATGACTGGAATGTCACAGATTCGAGTCGTGGAAACATCTTCTTTGCAAAGTAAAGATAAAGCTGCATACGATAAACATTCCCTTTATTCCTCGTAAAAACAGATAACCTTGTTGCCTTGGGTCaccttttatatataattttagtgCATTTCCGTTATGGTATTCAGAGATGAAGGAAAGATTATGCCTTACTTTGCTAAGGGATAAATACATAATGTCCAAAGGATACTGTAAGGCAGGAGATCGAGCTTTAACAATTATTTACAAGTCAGCTAAAATGATggggaaaaaaattgaaattccaattgaatataTGGACAAAAGAAATGAACAAAACCATCCTATATACGGAGCTTGTGGAGGGGCTCTTTATCAATGTCAAAAGTGAGTCCGTCCCTAAATAGCTAAATGGTCTCCGCCCTCCAGTATCTATCTAtaatataagaaaaactaatgaaaaatacttgaaaattttaagttttaacgataaagacaaaataaagggtaaaatgaatagtaccatgattaactttttagtgtaaaaatgtaatttttgttaaagtaCATAATAccgtgaacttttcgttaaaactctcatatatatatatatatattcgtctgtacatatatacacatacaacTTGAGAGGTCATGCTCACtcatatattataattttatatgtatTCAACAAAGTTGGCGTCATAAGTCATGAGCAGAGAGTAGATTGTTTATGGTGTTCTAGCCATGCTACCTTTAATCAGCTAACGTTTCTTGCGATTGATGCTTCTCTTTTCTGATAGATAGATAGACTATATATACGTATGAACTAATTAATATtctattttttatacaaaaatgtTTGTATTATTCTTTCTGACTTgctaattggaaaaaaaaatgtaggttTTTTTCTATCTGAATAAGAAAAATGTGTACTGCTTGTAGTGCCACATTAGCACTAAATATATGGTTCCTCTTTCAAGGATATCTATGTATCCAGGCCAAAAGTGGTTTAACAGTATAAACTAGGTCATGCGATGCGAGTCATGAGTCTAGAGGTTGAGTTGGGTTGTACTAGGAATTGGAACAAACTagatatataatattttatatatacacaaataGGAAGCTTGTGAGAAGgggttccattttttttttttataaaaataagcATTAGTTGTGGGATTCATACTTTACCGAACTTTAATGATCCAAACTAGTCTTATTTAAACGATTTGTATCGTTAAAGTTTGATGTGAAATAAGCCCCACACCTGAttcctatttaaaaaaaaaaaagagaattccTTTGCATAAAGAGCctgtataattatatatacaaaagaaacaaccatatatatatatatatatatatatagtgatttgttattagtacttcaaaaatctcatttggcactccaaactttctataattagaaagaaaaatacacttacgagaagtgtagaatgtgattttttgaatgctaataacaatttcttatatatatatatatatgaatatagatcctctcctgagcttcTCTATGCGAATCCAGCGGACAACATAATCGTGGCCGTTGATCCAAATCGTGCGGTCATGAATCCAAAGCTTCTCTATGCAAAATGgccttttttcttcctctttcccTGGGAAGTGCCGAACAGAAGATTTCAATTCTGATGTGGCTGTCCGCATTCAACAACAACATTTCCTATGTATCAGAATGCTCCTAACATGGAGGCGTCGAATTGCTCTTGACAGAAGATTTCAATTCCAAACAAAATTAAGACAAATAATTGATGAcccaatttgaaatttgatccaaattCAACAACCCAATTATTCTTCTtttctggtaaaaaaaaaaaccccggTCGAGCTAGATGGCGAATTAGAAAGCATGGGTCAGTGACTTGGCGCCGCTAGTCGTCGGAGCCGATGCGGCAGTCGCGTTCAACAGGAATTTGAGGGGGTTTTGGGGCTTATGGACCAATTGGGCGGCTGGAACATGGTGCTGAAGTTGGAGGTGGAGAAGCATTCCATCTGGGGGAGAGAAGCAGAACATGACAGAGAGAAGGAAAGTGATGACTGATGAGAAGGAATGAAATACCGAAGAaagaagctaaaaaaaaaaaaaaacttgatttgGGGAAAAACTTGGATTCATGACCGCACGATTTGGATCAACGGTCACAATTATGTGGTCCGCTGGATCCGCATAGAgaagctcaggagaggatctgGATATCCTATATATATAATGCTCGCTCGCTCACTGCACTGCGTGCAACTGATTCCTAGCAGTCGTCAGTCACCAATGTATAGTCCAAGTGGCCGCGTTTCACCTCCTTATAATTAAATGAGTTTCAGCCACTCATTAATCCAATTCGTCCACTAATACAAATACATCCACAAACGGTGTAAGTTCCAAATTAAACaactatatacatataaaatattaaaaatgattTGCATGGCATCCTTACTTCCTTGTGTCAAATTCAACATCAACACAAAAGAGTTGAATGAGTGTAGTTTGAGAGTTCACAGATGCACTGCTGATCTTGTCTGACTACTCTCAGAGCAAAATTAACTCCTCTTCGTTTTAATTTCttgttattatattattattagtgCAATTTAGGAAAACTATCTGCACTAGTTATTTGCCCCGTGTGTGTATATTTATAtcttatgtatgtataaattGAAGGAGTTGCAGGTGGATTAACAATGTATGCTGATGTTGGTGGATCCTTGACACCTTGTTGGCCGGACGAAAGATGATCATCAGGTAACTAAGGGCCATAAACCCTACTAATTCCCAACTTAATCATATTCTTAAATTTCTTATATAGATAGATGGAATTTCCATGATTTTTATCTTAATTTGTGGATTTTGACGATTCAAACTTGTATGTTGGTTCGGCTTCTGAAACAATCAAAATCAGCGTCCTACCTCAGCACTTGTTCATAATTTGCAACCATTTAACTGCTAATTATTACTAGTTAGTTGATATTTCAGCTTCATTAACTagatatttatgttattttttggtaaaaaatatgTGTATATTTGGATTTGACCACATAAATTGCTTTGGTCTGTCTGGTGAATTAGCTGGCTAGTTAATTAAAATCTCCCTTCCATATATCCTTGCAATTTACAGTTTTGGTTCCctgaatttggaaaaatatcTATAAATCATTTACTGAAATGTTTATGATTCAATTATATCACGCATGAATAGATACTTTTCCCAAAATGCACTGTCCATATGTATTTCTTATTTTCAAACCTATACAGCATACCCTCGGGATTTTAGCTGATCTTTTTCAGAAATCATAAAAGGGTATATTGCTGCACAAGTATTTTGAAGGGAGAACCTGTTATCATCTCTTGTTAAAAGAAAGTACCAATCTGATAATGAAGTTTATGAAAATTGGAACCAAGCCGGACACCTTCTACACCGAAGAAGCTACCAGGTACTAGCTTAGCTATGACTTGTTTTCCCACCGGTGTTCCATAGATGACATTGAATGGGTATGCATAGAATCAATTTCCTCACACGTACGTCCTCACAGCTCACGTTCATAATGAAATTGCTACTTTGTGCTTTGGTTTTATATATTGAATTTCTTGATTTATGTACTGTCCTCGCAACAGTATTATTTCAGCTGATTTTGCATTCACTATGTTTGCAGGACCGTGATTTCAGATGTACCCAGCGACTTTGTCATACAAATTAACAACATCCATTATCTTCTCCATAAGGTAATGATCACATCATTTACAAGGAATAATGTTTTGTCGAAATGCACcaatttcattttctcatgTAGTCACGGATGTGCAATTTTTCTGCTGATCAGTACTTCCTGTGCATTCCTGTTTAGAATTCTTCAGTGTTTttgaagctaaaaaaaaaaaaaaaaaaaaatatcttcagTGCATGATTGTAGTACTGgagaaaggaaggaaaggaaaaacattCAATAAGAATGAACATTTCACTATTTTTCCGAATTTTATAAAATCATACAGCAAACTAATACAGCTAGCACTTCTTCTGCATGTATACAACTATACATACACAAGTGCTTGCTCTTGGTTAAGGGATAATTGTGCTTTTGTTAGCTGCAGTTTCCACTTCTTCCAAAATGTGGCCTCTTACAACGGCTTTGCTCTGACTCTGGTGATTTGGAAAAGGTCAGCATAAAGCTTCACGATATTCCAGGAGGTGAAGATGCGTTTGAAATGTGTGCTAAGTTCTGTTACGGAATTACGATTAATCTCAGCGCCTATAATTTGGTACCTGCATTTTGTGCTGCTAAGTTCCTCCGAATGACCGAGTCAGTAGAGAAGGGAAATTTTGTTCCAAAACTCGAGGCTTTCTTCAATTCATGCGTTCTTGAAGGTTGGAAAGACTCCATTACTGCATTACAAACTACAGTGAAGTTGCCTGAGTGGTCTGAGAATCTTGGGATCATCAGAAAGTGCATTGATTCAATTGTTGAGAAAATCCTTGCTCCTCCAGCAAAGGTCATATAATGCTcatgaatattttattattatgctTCTTCTGTCAGCAATCGGTTTATTTTATTCTTCCTTACTGATTTGCTCAAACTAAGTAATGTTagtcaattttaattttcaggTTGCGTGGTCCTACACTTATACCAGACCTGGCTACACCAAAAAGCAACATCATTCTGTCCCAAAGGATTGGTGGACTGAGGATATATCAGATCTTGATGTAGACCTGTTTCGATGTATAATTACTGCTGTTAGAGCCACGCATGTGCTGCCACCACAGCTCATTGGGGAAGCTTTGCACGTCTATGCTTGTCGTTGGCTGCCAGATACCACAAGAACACCTCCACAAATAGATGAGGAACTCATGGAAAACAATCGAAGAATTGTTGATAGCATTGTGAGTATGATTCCCGGAGATAAGGGAGCAGTTTCTGTTGGTTTCTTGCTAAGGCTTACTGTAATTGCCAATTACTTGAGAGTGTCCCCAGTGACAAAGACTGACCTGTTAAGGAGGTCTGGTCTACAACTCGAAGAGGCAACGGTGGATGACCTGATTTTTCCTTCAAACTCGCCTGCTGACCCGGAATTTTACGATATTGACTTGGTTTTGGAAGTGTTAGAAAGTTTCTTGGTGCTATGGAGAAGACAATCCCCTGCAGCTGCTTCTGAATTGGACAGAAGTGCTCAGGTTTTAGGAACAATGAGAAAGGTTGGGAAACTCATTGATTCGTACCTTCAAGTTGTTGCCAGGGATGTCAACATGCCAGTTTCAAAAGTGGTATCTCTGGCTGAAGCTTTGCCAGATATTGCAAGGGAAGACCATGACGGCATCTACAAGGCTATTAACATTTATCTAAAGGTATGTAAGTATGTAGTATATTAATCGAAGTGAATGCCATTGCCATTTAGAATTCATGAGtataattaattactaaatGCTGGTTGACTAATCCATTTGATGAAACATATGTATTAATAAGTAGGAGCATGGTGATCTAAGCAAGGCAGACAAGAAACGCTTGTGCCGCATTTTAGACTGCCAGAAGTTGTCGCCTGAGGTACGCACTCATGCTGTGAAAAATGAGCGGCTACCACTGAGGACTGTTGTGCAAGTCCTCTTCTTTGAacaagagagagacagaggttCCAACTCCAAGGCAGCAGCAGCAACTCATGATCGTCATAAACATAAGCCACTGCCAATAACACCCTCCCAGTCCCATGAGCCAGGAAAACAAACAACGCCAAGTAGCAGAGAATCGGATAGTCATAGTCATAAGCTAAAATTGGGAGCAGCAAATGTTCATGATAAATTCAGTTGTAGTACCACTGGAAAGAAAGATAATCCACTGCTGCAAATGCAAAACAAAAGATCAGGCGGAAAGTTGGCATTGAAAAACGAAAGAAAGGGTGTCAGATTAGAAACGCAACAAGTAGATCATCAAGGACATAATATGGGAAGGGAAATCGTAAGAGGAGGAGCATCTGGATCTGCGGGTGCAGGGAGCAAGTTGGACGCTAAGAAGATGATCCAAAGGGGAAGTAGGCCGGACCATGGCCACGACAAAGGCAAAGATAGATAGCAAAAACGTACATGAACATCAATCATCCTCGTTTCCTTTGCACTTAATGtaattaagtttttctttttgtttgttccTTATTCCTCTGGAATTGGAGAAAATGTTTCAGTTCTGAACTATGTTATCTTATGATGAGTCCTCTCCACCGTTTGTGCCATACTCTAAACATAAAGGGTGGGAGCTTCTTGCCATGGCGCCAATGTCAGTATGGTTTTACCAACCATAAGAAGAAGACTCTAAAACCATGCAAAGATGCTATTTAGTATTACGGCTTGatgatatttattttcatttgtaagtgagaaatcGTGTTTGATTCTTCTGAACggtgaatttgaattaaatttagGTTAGTCTATTGCAAAGTTTAGCCCACTTCCCCCGccccttaatatagataatattgaaTGATTTAAATTCTCATTCTATAGAA
This region includes:
- the LOC137730004 gene encoding BTB/POZ domain-containing protein At5g47800-like, which codes for MKFMKIGTKPDTFYTEEATRTVISDVPSDFVIQINNIHYLLHKFPLLPKCGLLQRLCSDSGDLEKVSIKLHDIPGGEDAFEMCAKFCYGITINLSAYNLVPAFCAAKFLRMTESVEKGNFVPKLEAFFNSCVLEGWKDSITALQTTVKLPEWSENLGIIRKCIDSIVEKILAPPAKVAWSYTYTRPGYTKKQHHSVPKDWWTEDISDLDVDLFRCIITAVRATHVLPPQLIGEALHVYACRWLPDTTRTPPQIDEELMENNRRIVDSIVSMIPGDKGAVSVGFLLRLTVIANYLRVSPVTKTDLLRRSGLQLEEATVDDLIFPSNSPADPEFYDIDLVLEVLESFLVLWRRQSPAAASELDRSAQVLGTMRKVGKLIDSYLQVVARDVNMPVSKVVSLAEALPDIAREDHDGIYKAINIYLKEHGDLSKADKKRLCRILDCQKLSPEVRTHAVKNERLPLRTVVQVLFFEQERDRGSNSKAAAATHDRHKHKPLPITPSQSHEPGKQTTPSSRESDSHSHKLKLGAANVHDKFSCSTTGKKDNPLLQMQNKRSGGKLALKNERKGVRLETQQVDHQGHNMGREIVRGGASGSAGAGSKLDAKKMIQRGSRPDHGHDKGKDR